The Haloarcula halophila nucleotide sequence CGGTGACCGACCGACGGGCGACAGAGCGGTCGACATCGACGCCGAACGCGTCGAACGCGTCGACGACGGCGTCGACCAGTACCGCGGTGTCGGTCGGCTCGACCAGCACGCCGTCACAGTCGAAAACGACTGATTCGTAGCGGTCAGTCACCGGGAGATCCCCCCGTCTCCGGCGGCGCGTGATCGACACCGACGGTCCGAGCAACGTCCGCGACGGACTTCATCTCGAAGACGAAGGCGTCCGCCGGGACGGCTTCGGCGACGGACTCGTACTCGGGGAACGGGCGATGCTGGTCCGTGGTGCCGTCGTTGTCGTGGAGGTGACAGACGCGGATGCGGTCGCCGAATCGGTCGACGAACGCCCGCCAGTCGTGGCCGTTGACCTTCGCGTGGCCGACGTCGAGTGTGAGGCTGAGGTACTCGGGTGGCACGTCGACGGCGTCGATCATCGTGGCAAGGTCCGACGGCGTCGTCGTGTAGCGCCGCTTGTCCTCGTCGATCGGTTGGTTCTCTAGACAGAGTGAAACGCCGACCAGTTGAGCGTACTCGGCACACTCGGCGAGCGAGCGTCGCGCGTTCTCTCGGGCCTGCTCCTGGACCCACTCCGGGTATCGACGGGGAACCGAACCGCCGTGGACGACGACACCGGTCGCCCCCGCTGTGGCCGCGTCGTCGAGCGTCTGTTTGACACGCTCGACGGAGTCTTGCCGGACCGTCTCGTCGTAGCTTCCCACGTTCCAGTCCCGAAACGGGGCGTGGTAGGTGACGGTGACGCCGTAAGACTCGGCCAGTTCCTGCACCCGTTCGGGGCCGGGCGTATCGGGGTGTCCGGCGAGGTACTCACGCCTGAACTCGACGTGGTCCAACCCGATGTCCGTGACGTACTCCACGAACTCCTCGACGCTCGCGGCGAACCGGATGTCCATTGCCGCCCCCAGACGGTGGTCCGTCATCGTCGCCCTCCCGCGGTGGCATCGGCCCGGTACGCCGGCCGTCCGGCGACCAGCGCGCTCGTGACCGTCGGCGCTGGCTCCCGGTCGACGACGATCAGATCCGCACGCCCGCCCGCCTCGATCCGTCCCCGATCGGAGAACCCCGCGGCGTCGGCGGGGGTCGCGCTGACGCGGGCCACCCGCTCCGGGAGTGACTCCCCTGTATCGACGAACACCGACGCCAGTAGCGACGGTGGGTGGTAGTCCGCGACCAGAGTGTCGACGACGCCGGCGTCGATACCTTCGGCTGTCGCGAGGTTGCCCCACTGGCTCCCCCCACGGACGAGATTCGGTGCGCCCATCGCCGTGGTCATCTCCTCGTCGGCCGCCGCTTTGGCGGTCTCAAGCGTGATTGGGTACTCGGTGATGTCGACGCCGGAGGCCGCGAGACGCCTGACCGCCTCGGGGTTCTCGTCGTCGTGAGAGGCCGTCACCGCGCCGGCCGCGTGGGCGCGTTCGACCACGCGGTCGATCCGTTCACGTATCGTTGCCACCGGGATATCGGTACGCTCCGAGATGAGTTCTTCGGCCTCCTCGACCGTCCGGTCGTCGGCGTTCTCGTAGTACTCCCGGAATGTCTCGACGTCTCGGAACTGCCCCTTTCCCGGGACGTGACTCATCACCGACACCAGGTCGGCGTCACCGTTGTCGACGACGTCGAGGACTGCCTCGACACACCGCTTCTGGGTGACCTCACACCGGGCGTGCAGGCGGTGGTCGGCCAGTAGGTCCGTTGTCCCCGAGATGGCGTCGGTCAGCGCCGCCGCCAGTTCCGGCGAGCGGTCGGCCGCCTCGTCCTGTTCGAAGGAGATGGCGTGGAACTTCGTGGTGATGCCCGCCGCGACGTTCGCGCGGTCGGCGGACGCCAGGGCCAGCGGGATGTCCATCCGCGCCCCGGACCGCGGGTGAAGGTGGCCCTCGATATCATCGCCGTGGAGGTCGATCAGTCCGGGCAACACCAGGCGGCCGTCGACATCGATCACGGTGTCGGCGTCCGTGTCCACGTCGCCGACGTCGACGATACGGTCGCCCTCGATTCGGACGCCCCCCTCGATCACTGCGTCGGGCGTGACGAGGCGACCGCCGACGACCGCGACGGTGGCCTCGGCGGCCCGGGCGGCCGAACTCATCGGACCACCTCGCCGTCGAACGCCTCGACCGGCAGGACCTCCCGGATACGTCCGTCGTCCAGCACGACGACGCGGTCGGCGACGGCCTCGACCACGTCCGTATCGTGGAAGACGCCGACGACGGTGGTTCCGCGTCCGAGAGCCGTCTCCAACAGGTCGATCGCTTCCCGACGAGTCTCCGGGTCGAGCGCGCTGGTGGGTTCGTCAAGCAACAGCAGGTCCGGGTCGGGCGCGAGCGCCTGCGCGAGGTTGACCCGCTGGCGCTCGCCGCCGGAGAAGGTCGCGGGGTAGGCGTCCCACAGTTCCTCGGGGACCGAGAGGGTCGCGAGCAACTCACGGGCGCGTTCCCTCGCCGGCTCCGTTTGCCTCCCCTGTTCGACCAGCGGTCGGGCGACCACGTCGACGGCCGGGACGCGCGGGATCTCGTCGAGGAACTGGGACGTGTAGCCGATGGCGTCACCTCTGAGTGCCATCACGGTGCGGTCGTCACACGCGGCCAGGTCGACCTCGTCGTCGCCGTGGTAGCGGACCCGGCCGTCGGTCGGTTCGTAGGTCCGGTAGAGACACTTCAACAGCGAGGACTTCCCGCTGCCGGACTCCCCGACGACCGCGAGGAACTCGCCCGCTCGGACGTCGAACGATACGCTGTCTAGCCCGACGACCTGGGTGTCGTCGAGCACGTGGACGTCGAAGGTCTTCGAGAGCCCTTCGACCGATAGGACTGTCATAGTACTGAGTTGATGAGGGTCTGCGTGTACTCGTGGTGCGGGTCCTCCATGACGCGGTCGGTGAGGCCCGACTCGACGATTCGACCGTGGCGCATCACCAGCGTCCGGTCGGCGAGCAGGCGGACGACGCCGAGGTCGTGGGAGACGACGATAGCCGCGACGCCCTCCTCGCGCTGGACGCGGCGGAAGGTGTCGAGGACACGCGCCTGGACGCTGACGTCCAACCCCGTCGTCGGTTCGTCGAGGACGATCAGGTTCGGGTCGGTCGCCAGGGCTCGGGCGATCTGGACACGGCGCTGCATCCCGCCCGAGTAGGTCCGCGCGGGGTCGTCCATCCGGGCGACCGGGACCTCCGTCTCCTCGAACAACTCCCGGACGCGCGCTCGCACGTCCTCGTAGGAGCGCCACCCGGCCGAGAGGAGTTTCTCGGCGACGTTACCGCCGCCGGTAAACGTCAGGTCGAGGCCGTCGCGGATGTGCTGGTGGACCAGAGAGATGTCACGGCTCCGCAGTTCGTGGCGCGTCTGGTAGTCCACTGCCAGTAGGTTCCCGTCGTGCCCGGCGTAGGACACCTCGCCGTCGACGGTCGCCTCCGGGTCGCGTTCCAGGGCCAGCGCCTCCGCGAGGCTTGACTTACCCGACCCCGATTCGCCGACGATACCGAGCACCTCGCCCGCTTCGACGTCGAGGTCGGCTTCGGCACAGGCGACGACGGTGCCACAGTGGGGACACTGGTTCGTCCCGGCGCGGTCGCCGGTCGCGTCGAGACAGTCCGGACAGCCGTCGCCGTACACCGTCTCCACACCCGACGCTTCCAGGAGCGTCACGCGTTCTCACCCCCGTCGGGTGTCGCGGGTCCCCAGTCGACTCCGGAGCGGTCGAGGTGATGATCCTTCGGCAGGTCCGGGTCCTCGCGGCGCTTGGCACAGAAGCTCGAATCGTTGCAGGCGTAGCGTGTCTCGAAGCCCGCGCCCCCTCCGTCGTCCGGGTCATCACTTCCCTCACTCGCCGTCGATCCGTGTTCCTCGGAGACTTCGACGAGGTAGGTGTCGGTCGATCCACAGGCGTGACAGGCCTGCTCCGGGAAGCGCTCGACGGTGAACGCCCGATCGTCGAAGGCCAGCGGTTCGACTGACGTGTGCGGTGGGACGGCGTAGATGCGAGCCTCTCTCCCCGCAGCGAGTATCGTCACGTGATCGGCGTCGTCGAGTTTCGGGACGTCCCACCGCGGGATGGGCGAGGGGTCCATCAGATACCGCCCCGCGACTAGCGTCGGGTAGCGCGAGGCGATGTTGATCTCGCCGTACTCGACGACGTTCTCGTAGAGGTGGACCCACATCTTCCCGTAGTTCTTGTGGGCGTGTCGCCGCCGGTTCGCGGCGTCGGAGGGGTCAACCTTCCGCAGGGCGTCGGTGATGGGCACCTGCAACACGAGGCGCTGGTCGTCGGTCAGTACCTCCTCGGGGATGCGGTGGCGGCTCTGGATCAGGTCCGCCTCGGTGGTGTCGGCAGTCGTCGCCACTTCGGCCGTGTTCTCCGCGAGTCGCCGGATGTTGGCGGCGTTGACGCTCTCGTCCGCGCCCTGGTCGATCACCTTGAGCGTCTCATCCGGTCCGAGAAGCGACAGCGACGCCTGGATGCCGCCGGTCCCCCATCCGCGGGCGAGGGGCATCGGCCGCGAGGCGTATGGCACCTGATGACCGGGAATTGCGACGGCTTTCAGCATCGACCGGCGGACCTCTCGCTTGGTGTGCTCGTCGAGGTAAGCGTAGTTGTACCCCGAGAGCCCGTCGGTCTCTACCGCGGTGAGCGCGGCGTCGACGGAGTCGGTCGGCACCGGCGTTCCGGCACCGGTCGATCCGTCGCTCGGGTGGGTCGTCGGTTCCTCAGTCATTGTCGCTCGCCTCCGCGATCGGCTGACGGTCGGCGGATTCGTCGTCGGCGGGATCATCTCGGCCCGCTTCGGCTGTGCCCCCGCGCTCCCGGATCGCTCGGATCCGATCCAGGATTGACTGGAAGGTGACGTAGTGAGGGAGTTTGAGGTGTTCGATGAAGCCAAAGGAGTCCATGCCGTCGATGGTATCGAGGACGAACTCGGCGTTCTCGGCAGGTTCGTCGTCGCCGTCCAGCTGGATCGAGGCGTCGAGGACGGTCATCCCGATGGCCTTGCGCTCGTTGCGGCCGAACGTCAGGCCGTAGCCGAACGCGAACTGCGGGTCTTCCCGCTTCTCGTAGACGGGGACGACCGCCTCGGACTCGGTCACGTCCGCGTGGGTGACCGTCACCTCGTCGCCGGTGTAGGGATGCTCGATCCGAACTGGGAGCCGACCCACCCGGACCTCCGCCAGTGTCGGGTGGACCTGGCCGTAGCCCCGGAGCGCCGAGTAGCCCAGCGCGGTCACCGCGCCCGTCTCACCGCGGGCGAGTTCCTGGAGCACCGCGTCCCTCTCCGGCGGGTGCGTTACCGACTCCCGGGTGGTGTCCGTCGGGTCGTCCACGTCGGGTTCGTCCGGTTCGTGAAGCAGCCCCTCCGAGCGCAGGAGTTCCGTGACAGTGGTCAACCGCTCGGGATCGCCCTCGTCGGCGAGGTCCCAGTCCTCGGTCGGGTCCGCCGACTCCCCGTCGACGAGGTCGAAATCCAGCAGCCGCTGGGTGTAGTCCTTCGTCGCCCCGAGGATCTGCCCGCCTGGCACGTCTTTGAACGCCGGGGACACCCGCCGGGTAGCGATCATCTCACTCGGATCGACAGCCGGCGTCTCGTCGAACCGCTCCAGCGTCGAGCGGTAGGCCCGAAGCAGGAAGGCGGCCTCGACGGTATCCCCCTGGGCCTGTTTGACTGCCAGGGCCGCCAATCGGGGCGCGTACAGGCCCCCCTCGCTCATCGCCTGGGCGGTGAGGCGTCCGAGTTGGTCGTCCAGTTGGTCGACGTCGAGGCCCTCGCTGTCGCCGGCGAGACGCTGCTTCTCGAACAGGTCTGCCGCGCGCTCGATGATCTCTTCGCCGGCAGTGACGGCGACGTAGCCCATTCAGGTCACCTCCATCGTCACCGACCGCGGGACGGCGGCGAGTCGATCGGTCCCCGAGAGGACAGCGTCGATACCGCGCGGGTACTCCGACTGGGCCTCGGCCAGCGCCGCGAGCGCCGACTCGGGCAGCGACACCGACAGCGTCGCGGTGCCGTCGACGCCGGGACCAGAGAGCGTCACCGTCGTCCCCGGTCCGGAGCCGGCTGCGACAGAATCGACGCGGTAGACGACTGTCGCGCCCTCGCTGGGTTCGACCAGCGATCCGCGCTTGCACGCCCGCACGTCGACAGAGTGGTCCCTGACGTGAACGATATCGGCCTCCTCCAGAGCAGCCGGTTCGAGGCGACCCTGTCCGGAGAGGGCGTCCCGGAGCGACTCGTCTGCCGTCGCTATCGTCACCTCGTGGTCGACGAGGGTTGCGACGACGGCGTGGTCGGCGGGGGCGGGCACCTCGTGGACGGTCCCCGGCCGACTCATCGCCGACAGGAGCCCGTCGAACGTCCGGCGCGTGTCGTGGACCGGATCAAACTCGAGCGCTCTCACTGCTGGTCCTCCATCGTCTCGAACTCGACGGCGGTGTGTTTGCTCTCGGCCCACGCCCGCTGGCGCTGTTCTCGCTGACGGGCCGCCGCGTCTTCGAGGGCGCTGACGATAGCCGGTGTCCGCTCGTGGTCGGCAGCCACCGCCGCGTCGACGATGGCCCCCGAGAGGGCGGCGCGTTCGGCCTTTCCGGGGACCATTGCGAACCCGCGGTGGCCGGCCAGGTCGACCTCCGCAGGGGTGACCAGGACCTCACCGAGATTGAACGGGCGGCGCTCGACCGGTTCCTCGACGCGTTGCATCAGCAACTGCGGCCGCGGTTCCTGGCGGACCGACAGCGGTGGGTCGTCTTCGAGTACCTCGTTGGCGAACCGGGCGAGCGTCGCCGCCTCACTGGCAGCGATCAACTCGAACCGATCCGATCTGTCGTGTGGATCAACCATGCACTCGACGGAGACACGCCCCAACGGTCGCATAAGACTTCGCTCGGTACTCTCTGGTCTCTATCGGACGTAGGGGTTCGTTCCCCCTCCCACGGTTCGGTGTCCGGACTAGTCCGGACGGACCGTGCCGGGTCGTTGCTCTGGCCACGATCGACGGAGTGGTACCCTGACGGGTTGGACTCTACCCAGCCAACCGTTATTCGACCCGTTTGCCAGTCCTGAGATGATGTCTGAGAACCCGAGCGGACGTGAGGGGGTACCGATACCGACCGACAGTACACCGATCAGCCGCCGCAAGTTCATCGCCGGTAGCGCCGCTACGGCCGTCACGGCGGGCCTGGCGGGCTGTGGCGGCGCCACGGGGGATAGTGGTTCCTCCGGGGAGACCGTCACAATGCTGCTCACACCCGGCACGCCGGGCGACATCCGGCCGCGGTACGAGCCGGTCGTCAGGATGCTCAACGACGAGGTCGACGGTGCCCAAGTCGAGATGGAGGTGCCACAGAACTACTCGGCGATCAAGCCGGCGCTGGAGAGCGAACAGGCCGAGATCGGGATGGACGACGTGACGCTCATCTCGAACCCCGATATCATGGACGTCTACGGGACGAACGTCACCGACGGGTCGGCCTTCTATTTCTCGATGATGCTCGTCCCGCTGGAT carries:
- a CDS encoding sugar phosphate isomerase/epimerase family protein, with translation MTDHRLGAAMDIRFAASVEEFVEYVTDIGLDHVEFRREYLAGHPDTPGPERVQELAESYGVTVTYHAPFRDWNVGSYDETVRQDSVERVKQTLDDAATAGATGVVVHGGSVPRRYPEWVQEQARENARRSLAECAEYAQLVGVSLCLENQPIDEDKRRYTTTPSDLATMIDAVDVPPEYLSLTLDVGHAKVNGHDWRAFVDRFGDRIRVCHLHDNDGTTDQHRPFPEYESVAEAVPADAFVFEMKSVADVARTVGVDHAPPETGGSPGD
- a CDS encoding alpha-D-ribose 1-methylphosphonate 5-triphosphate diphosphatase, which translates into the protein MSSAARAAEATVAVVGGRLVTPDAVIEGGVRIEGDRIVDVGDVDTDADTVIDVDGRLVLPGLIDLHGDDIEGHLHPRSGARMDIPLALASADRANVAAGITTKFHAISFEQDEAADRSPELAAALTDAISGTTDLLADHRLHARCEVTQKRCVEAVLDVVDNGDADLVSVMSHVPGKGQFRDVETFREYYENADDRTVEEAEELISERTDIPVATIRERIDRVVERAHAAGAVTASHDDENPEAVRRLAASGVDITEYPITLETAKAAADEEMTTAMGAPNLVRGGSQWGNLATAEGIDAGVVDTLVADYHPPSLLASVFVDTGESLPERVARVSATPADAAGFSDRGRIEAGGRADLIVVDREPAPTVTSALVAGRPAYRADATAGGRR
- a CDS encoding phosphonate C-P lyase system protein PhnL — translated: MTVLSVEGLSKTFDVHVLDDTQVVGLDSVSFDVRAGEFLAVVGESGSGKSSLLKCLYRTYEPTDGRVRYHGDDEVDLAACDDRTVMALRGDAIGYTSQFLDEIPRVPAVDVVARPLVEQGRQTEPARERARELLATLSVPEELWDAYPATFSGGERQRVNLAQALAPDPDLLLLDEPTSALDPETRREAIDLLETALGRGTTVVGVFHDTDVVEAVADRVVVLDDGRIREVLPVEAFDGEVVR
- a CDS encoding ATP-binding cassette domain-containing protein, which encodes MTLLEASGVETVYGDGCPDCLDATGDRAGTNQCPHCGTVVACAEADLDVEAGEVLGIVGESGSGKSSLAEALALERDPEATVDGEVSYAGHDGNLLAVDYQTRHELRSRDISLVHQHIRDGLDLTFTGGGNVAEKLLSAGWRSYEDVRARVRELFEETEVPVARMDDPARTYSGGMQRRVQIARALATDPNLIVLDEPTTGLDVSVQARVLDTFRRVQREEGVAAIVVSHDLGVVRLLADRTLVMRHGRIVESGLTDRVMEDPHHEYTQTLINSVL
- a CDS encoding alpha-D-ribose 1-methylphosphonate 5-phosphate C-P-lyase PhnJ, producing MTEEPTTHPSDGSTGAGTPVPTDSVDAALTAVETDGLSGYNYAYLDEHTKREVRRSMLKAVAIPGHQVPYASRPMPLARGWGTGGIQASLSLLGPDETLKVIDQGADESVNAANIRRLAENTAEVATTADTTEADLIQSRHRIPEEVLTDDQRLVLQVPITDALRKVDPSDAANRRRHAHKNYGKMWVHLYENVVEYGEINIASRYPTLVAGRYLMDPSPIPRWDVPKLDDADHVTILAAGREARIYAVPPHTSVEPLAFDDRAFTVERFPEQACHACGSTDTYLVEVSEEHGSTASEGSDDPDDGGGAGFETRYACNDSSFCAKRREDPDLPKDHHLDRSGVDWGPATPDGGENA
- a CDS encoding carbon-phosphorus lyase complex subunit PhnI, whose protein sequence is MGYVAVTAGEEIIERAADLFEKQRLAGDSEGLDVDQLDDQLGRLTAQAMSEGGLYAPRLAALAVKQAQGDTVEAAFLLRAYRSTLERFDETPAVDPSEMIATRRVSPAFKDVPGGQILGATKDYTQRLLDFDLVDGESADPTEDWDLADEGDPERLTTVTELLRSEGLLHEPDEPDVDDPTDTTRESVTHPPERDAVLQELARGETGAVTALGYSALRGYGQVHPTLAEVRVGRLPVRIEHPYTGDEVTVTHADVTESEAVVPVYEKREDPQFAFGYGLTFGRNERKAIGMTVLDASIQLDGDDEPAENAEFVLDTIDGMDSFGFIEHLKLPHYVTFQSILDRIRAIRERGGTAEAGRDDPADDESADRQPIAEASDND
- the phnH gene encoding phosphonate C-P lyase system protein PhnH — translated: MRALEFDPVHDTRRTFDGLLSAMSRPGTVHEVPAPADHAVVATLVDHEVTIATADESLRDALSGQGRLEPAALEEADIVHVRDHSVDVRACKRGSLVEPSEGATVVYRVDSVAAGSGPGTTVTLSGPGVDGTATLSVSLPESALAALAEAQSEYPRGIDAVLSGTDRLAAVPRSVTMEVT
- the phnG gene encoding phosphonate C-P lyase system protein PhnG: MVDPHDRSDRFELIAASEAATLARFANEVLEDDPPLSVRQEPRPQLLMQRVEEPVERRPFNLGEVLVTPAEVDLAGHRGFAMVPGKAERAALSGAIVDAAVAADHERTPAIVSALEDAAARQREQRQRAWAESKHTAVEFETMEDQQ